From Mya arenaria isolate MELC-2E11 chromosome 1, ASM2691426v1, a single genomic window includes:
- the LOC128238411 gene encoding leucine-rich repeats and immunoglobulin-like domains protein 1, translated as MRTFLALLLCISPSEGFFLNDDRCFGVCSCYSNIDCDRKQLTAVPTFDLPVFLLNKDYTHMQTSLGLNDNNITSIPFGAFHNISKLNMPLLSIYLGSNNISIIHNGAFTGLESIDDVGIYLDHNQLTTIPLDLTRMTNLFALDLRYNPIQTVSGPVIAAMFASNEITRLSLSSYEMLKKVMEVQDNSLEYLVLDGMTTRKMDPGLFQRSKTVPLSSITIEKSSFDNVTEVLCNLDLNSLTISGCPNLGDNVLQGCPQTSLWRLTIYESNLTNAWTPSALYNSPIRYLTVLGKFDRVPTSVFRHWPNLQSLTVGSNITIIEKSDFEGLRELHDLNLRANPIHLIADQAFATNTKLADLHLHYNNDIHLTSIPSSLQNLTSLSFVELPNMKCTCTAMGGVKGWHADYVSGQCTNIHMGIGTYIETKLTLCP; from the coding sequence ATGCGGACATTTCTAGCACTATTATTGTGCATCTCCCCTTCCGAGGGTTTCTTCCTCAACGATGACCGATGTTTCGGTGTGTGCAGTTGCTACAGCAACATAGATTGTGATAGAAAACAATTAACAGCTGTTCCAACCTTTGATCTTCCAGTCTTCCTGCTTAACAAGGACTACACACATATGCAAACAAGTCTAGGACTAAATGACAACAATATAACATCGATTCCATTTGGAGCGTTTCATAACATCAGTAAATTAAATATGCCACTTTTATCGATATACCTTGGTTCaaacaatatatcaattataCACAATGGAGCATTCACGGGCCTGGAATCGATTGACGACGTCGGCATATACCTGGATCATAATCAGCTTACAACAATTCCGCTTGACCTCACCCGAATGACGAACCTATTTGCTCTAGATTTACGCTATAACCCGATTCAAACAGTGTCAGGTCCTGTTATTGCTGCAATGTTTGCAAGCAACGAAATAACAAGACTCTCTTTGAGTTCCTATGAAATGCTAAAGAAGGTTATGGAGGTTCAAGATAATTCACTTGAGTATTTGGTATTAGACGGAATGACAACAAGAAAAATGGACCCAGGTCTCTTTCAGAGGAGCAAAACTGTTCCTCTCAGTTCAATAACAATAGAAAAATCATCTTTTGATAATGTGACGGAAGTCCTGTGCAATTTGGATTTAAACTCACTTACTATCTCTGGATGCCCAAATTTAGGCGATAACGTTTTACAAGGCTGTCCGCAAACATCTCTCTGGCGGTTGACCATTTATGAAAGTAACCTTACCAATGCATGGACTCCCTCGGCCCTATACAACTCTCCCATACGTTATCTTACAGTTTTGGGTAAATTTGACCGTGTTCCAACTTCCGTGTTTCGGCATTGGCCAAATCTACAGAGTCTTACAGTCGGGTCGAATATTACAATCATCGAGAAGTCTGATTTTGAAGGATTGCGGGAGCTGCATGACCTGAATTTGCGGGCCAATCCTATTCACTTAATTGCTGACCAAGCTTTTGCGACCAATACCAAATTGGCTGATCTGCATCTCCATTACAACAACGATATCCATTTGACTAGCATACCTTCAAGCTTGCAAAACCTGACAAGCCTTTCTTTTGTCGAACTACCAAATATGAAATGTACCTGCACAGCAATGGGAGGAGTAAAGGGATGGCACGCGGATTACGTTTCCGGACAGTGTACTAATATCCATATGGGGATCGGAACCTACATCGAAACCAAGTTAACACTTTGTCCATGA